The Verrucomicrobiota bacterium JB022 genome has a window encoding:
- a CDS encoding serine/threonine-protein phosphatase has translation MKLTSFGISDIGHVRAQNEDRILLKDDLQVYAVADGLGGLPGGSLAAEMTVRNLEDWAREHLVGDKIEFPEIFERINEVVYAEGQRLHPNVGIGSTLTSIRLLGNTLHCGHVGDSAVYLIRRGYLSQLTEEHTLAAELQARMGKHWDEIPDYFFHTLTRCIGQKDAVEVFTCEEVLQKGDRILLSTDGLTKVLTHKQILNSIEAHLSPEAAGRSLIEDALEAGAPDNVSLVLLYVQDV, from the coding sequence ATGAAGCTCACCTCCTTTGGCATCTCCGACATCGGTCACGTCCGCGCCCAAAACGAAGACCGCATCCTCCTGAAGGACGACCTGCAGGTCTACGCCGTCGCCGACGGCCTGGGAGGGCTCCCCGGCGGCAGCCTCGCCGCCGAAATGACGGTGCGCAACCTGGAAGACTGGGCACGCGAACACCTCGTGGGCGACAAGATCGAATTCCCGGAGATATTCGAGCGCATCAACGAAGTCGTCTACGCCGAAGGGCAGCGCCTTCACCCCAACGTGGGCATTGGCAGCACCCTCACCAGCATCCGCCTGCTCGGCAATACCCTGCACTGTGGCCACGTGGGCGACTCAGCCGTCTACCTCATCCGCCGCGGCTACCTTTCGCAACTGACGGAGGAGCATACGCTCGCCGCAGAGCTGCAGGCCCGCATGGGCAAGCATTGGGACGAAATCCCGGATTACTTTTTCCACACGCTGACCCGCTGCATCGGGCAAAAGGACGCGGTGGAAGTCTTTACCTGCGAAGAGGTGCTGCAAAAGGGCGACCGCATCCTGCTCAGCACCGACGGGCTGACCAAGGTGCTCACCCACAAGCAGATCCTCAACTCGATCGAGGCCCACCTCTCGCCCGAAGCCGCTGGCCGCAGCCTGATCGAAGACGCCCTCGAAGCAGGCGCTCCCGACAACGTGTCGCTCGTCTTGCTCTACGTGCAAGACGTCTAA
- a CDS encoding response regulator, with protein sequence MDFISAATSATLTHLPHPILGDTGAIGFALAGLMTLVAAGAVFWAKSSCKGSAAKVGTLQEDLEREQEARRQSEQKQQQLLAAAKSKALEADAANRAKNTLLSNMSHELRTPLNTVLGLSEVLLTTELNAEQTEYMQAIKGSGQTLLNVISNILDYANLETGRLELKASRFDLGELVAEVESMFRVEARRKNLRFACRLAEEGSINIQTDREHFRRVLVNIVSNAINRTDSGDVAMAVYRQRLQNGEKTTLGEKLHYRLTIVLADTGPDLSDEERDQVFNPYQQTTDTSAPNQFSNHLSLALSKRIIEAMDGEATIEPNRPRGMRFKATVEVAGFVGAPIKEAAANKPKPSMYKQALAKSFYSQQVLVVDDNAANRKVAMALLKKMGHESDFAENGQEALDALREKDYDLVLMDIQMPVMGGVEATEKIRAGAAGEKNEDIPIIAVTAFAMTADRERYLACGMDYYITKPLKPDTLREVLTHVARKK encoded by the coding sequence ATGGATTTCATTTCTGCCGCCACCTCCGCCACGCTCACCCATTTGCCGCATCCGATCCTGGGCGATACCGGAGCTATCGGTTTTGCCTTGGCCGGCCTGATGACGCTCGTCGCCGCCGGCGCGGTCTTTTGGGCCAAGAGCAGCTGCAAGGGCTCCGCCGCCAAGGTCGGCACGCTGCAGGAAGACCTTGAACGCGAACAGGAGGCACGCCGGCAAAGCGAACAGAAGCAACAACAGCTGCTCGCCGCCGCCAAGAGCAAGGCCCTCGAAGCCGATGCGGCCAACCGCGCCAAGAATACGTTGCTCTCCAACATGAGCCACGAGTTGCGCACGCCGCTCAATACCGTGCTGGGCCTCTCCGAAGTGCTGTTGACGACCGAGCTCAACGCCGAGCAGACCGAGTACATGCAGGCGATCAAGGGCAGTGGGCAGACGCTGCTCAACGTGATCAGCAACATCCTCGACTACGCCAATCTCGAAACGGGCCGGCTGGAGCTGAAGGCTTCGCGCTTCGACCTCGGCGAACTGGTGGCGGAAGTCGAGTCGATGTTCCGCGTGGAGGCACGCCGCAAAAACCTGCGCTTTGCCTGTCGGCTGGCCGAAGAGGGCTCGATCAATATCCAGACCGACCGCGAGCACTTCCGCCGCGTGCTCGTCAACATCGTCAGCAACGCGATCAACCGCACCGACAGTGGCGACGTGGCGATGGCCGTCTACCGCCAGCGCCTCCAGAATGGCGAAAAGACCACGCTGGGCGAGAAGCTGCACTACCGCCTCACCATCGTGCTGGCCGACACCGGGCCGGATCTGAGCGACGAAGAGCGCGACCAGGTCTTCAACCCCTACCAGCAGACGACCGACACCAGCGCGCCCAACCAGTTTTCCAATCACCTGAGCCTCGCCCTTTCTAAGCGGATCATCGAGGCGATGGACGGGGAGGCGACGATCGAGCCCAACCGCCCACGCGGCATGCGCTTCAAGGCCACCGTCGAAGTCGCAGGCTTTGTCGGCGCTCCGATCAAGGAGGCGGCGGCCAACAAGCCCAAGCCCAGCATGTACAAGCAGGCCCTGGCCAAGAGCTTCTACAGCCAGCAGGTGCTCGTGGTCGACGACAACGCCGCCAACCGCAAGGTGGCGATGGCCCTGCTCAAGAAGATGGGTCACGAGAGCGACTTTGCCGAAAATGGACAGGAAGCCCTCGATGCCCTGCGCGAGAAAGACTACGACCTCGTGCTGATGGATATCCAGATGCCAGTGATGGGCGGGGTCGAAGCCACCGAGAAGATCCGCGCCGGCGCGGCGGGTGAGAAAAACGAAGACATCCCCATCATTGCCGTGACCGCCTTTGCCATGACGGCCGACCGAGAGCGCTACCTGGCCTGCGGCATGGATTATTACATCACCAAGCCCCTCAAGCCCGACACCCTGCGTGAGGTATTGACCCACGTCGCGCGCAAAAAGTAA
- the phoU gene encoding phosphate signaling complex protein PhoU produces the protein MRRFYHSELESFRSKLVLMGERAIEQTRLSLKALTEQDPALARRSLELDDEVDELEKDIDNEGIRYISLRSPVASDLRLITTGMKAGHDLERVGDEACTIAKRTLRVLNQAPTPPLFLIPQLGELALEMLRDSIDCFLTENTEKAALIPGRDGEADAMHRDIYQSCAQWMAKNPTQVNTALDLVFVAKSLERIADHATNLAEEVIYLYRAQDLRHNEDMKRQKRQHRDEVASNL, from the coding sequence ATGCGTCGTTTCTATCACAGTGAATTAGAGTCCTTTCGCAGCAAGCTCGTGCTGATGGGTGAAAGGGCCATCGAGCAAACCCGTCTCTCCCTCAAGGCTTTGACGGAGCAAGACCCCGCTTTGGCTCGACGTTCGCTTGAACTCGACGACGAAGTGGACGAGCTGGAGAAGGACATCGACAACGAGGGGATTCGCTACATTTCGCTGCGTTCGCCCGTCGCTTCGGACTTGCGGCTCATCACCACGGGCATGAAGGCCGGGCACGACCTCGAGCGCGTGGGAGACGAAGCCTGCACCATCGCCAAGCGCACTCTGCGCGTGCTCAACCAGGCCCCGACGCCGCCTCTTTTCCTCATCCCCCAACTCGGGGAGCTCGCGCTCGAAATGCTGCGCGACTCGATCGACTGCTTCCTGACTGAGAATACGGAGAAGGCCGCTCTGATCCCGGGCCGCGACGGTGAAGCCGACGCCATGCACCGCGACATCTACCAGTCGTGCGCGCAGTGGATGGCCAAGAACCCCACGCAGGTAAATACCGCGCTCGACCTCGTCTTTGTGGCCAAATCGCTGGAGCGTATCGCCGACCACGCGACCAACCTGGCCGAAGAGGTGATCTACCTCTACCGCGCTCAGGACCTGCGCCACAACGAAGACATGAAGCGCCAAAAGCGTCAGCACCGCGACGAAGTGGCCTCCAACCTGTAG
- a CDS encoding C4-type zinc ribbon domain-containing protein yields the protein MDRQEIERLLIWQDRDVRVDTLQKQLSRLPQEIAAAEAGIKQEQARQHAAEQALKASELKRQHTEGQIADHETAIVRYKTQQLQVKKNEEYAALTHEIELQEQKISDLEDNVLEMLDQIESERAVLDALKEEVAAEVDRLRRQIAALQEQQAAAEAELDEARADAEEAGAVLTPATRKAYDYVKSQVRRAPFVVPLSEDRKCPGCHLRVSGEVESQVRRHLDHPRCDSCGRLLYWEA from the coding sequence ATGGACCGGCAAGAAATTGAGCGCCTTCTTATCTGGCAGGACCGCGACGTCCGCGTCGACACCCTCCAGAAACAACTCTCGCGGCTGCCCCAGGAGATCGCCGCCGCCGAGGCCGGCATCAAGCAGGAGCAGGCCCGTCAGCACGCCGCCGAGCAGGCGCTCAAGGCCTCGGAGCTGAAGCGCCAACACACGGAAGGGCAGATTGCAGACCACGAGACGGCCATCGTGCGCTACAAGACGCAGCAGCTCCAGGTGAAGAAAAACGAGGAATACGCGGCCCTCACGCACGAAATCGAGCTGCAGGAGCAGAAAATCAGCGACCTCGAAGACAACGTGCTGGAGATGCTCGACCAGATCGAGAGCGAGCGCGCTGTTCTCGACGCACTGAAGGAGGAAGTCGCCGCCGAAGTCGACCGCCTCCGCCGCCAGATTGCTGCCCTGCAGGAGCAGCAGGCCGCCGCCGAAGCCGAGCTGGATGAGGCGCGCGCCGATGCCGAAGAAGCGGGCGCCGTGCTGACCCCTGCCACCCGCAAGGCCTACGACTACGTAAAAAGCCAGGTGCGCCGCGCTCCCTTTGTGGTGCCCTTGAGCGAAGACCGCAAGTGCCCGGGTTGCCACCTGCGTGTGAGCGGCGAAGTCGAGAGCCAGGTGCGCCGCCATCTCGACCACCCGCGCTGCGATAGCTGCGGTCGTCTGCTCTACTGGGAAGCCTGA
- a CDS encoding helicase C-terminal domain-containing protein: protein MIGFHETPTESAPAFNAARQLPPLVDGIFGPKGYLVRQLGLEHRAPQAQMARAVAESLGGLEPLLFEAGTGVGKSLAYLIPGLIWAQETKRPFVVSSHTIALQEQILQKDLELCRSLFRQVPALEHYADFRSALLVGKGNYLCGTRLKQAQARHQELFKGPEMMELERIAAWAATSQHGMRQEMDPAPRSDVWEWVSADGHACNNRNCTPETCFYRKARQRIDASHIRIVNHSLLFALLAAGFYPQGEKTGVLFPEDALVLDEGHTIYNVATEHFGEHLSSYGLKRALRRLWYPEKRQGLMAKWPGSRGKDEVTLALAEADMFFDQLKDTHLKDHKIIRLRDGGWAEDHLFHVLTAVLKPVDQNWDRMQDGPDRDELKGARDLLNTYRVSLLNCLQCAEEGSVYWLEQTGQREQIVTLRSAPLSVAPILRERLFHRDTGVIVTSATLAEGVDMRSFQQKIGAQGQRAEQTPSPFDYERNMQVLIAADAPAPNPRNARLDNEWLAEAISFAVQAVPGGSLVLFTSYRDLDLVAAQVEPELHAAGRPFFRQGVGGSRGALAQGLRDAGNGVLFGTESFWTGVDIAGPALQQVIITRLPFENPTHPVAQARAERVQAAGYSPFGVLMLPAALVKFRQGIGRLIRRSDDKGIITILDPRILQKPYGRQFLDVIPQNDIRRFDRHTRVEAFSIASRLTTQ, encoded by the coding sequence ATGATCGGCTTTCACGAGACACCCACCGAATCGGCCCCGGCTTTCAATGCCGCACGCCAGTTGCCGCCGCTGGTCGACGGCATCTTCGGGCCCAAGGGCTACCTCGTGCGTCAACTGGGGTTGGAACACCGCGCGCCGCAAGCCCAGATGGCCCGGGCGGTGGCCGAAAGCCTGGGCGGGCTGGAGCCGCTGCTCTTCGAGGCAGGCACGGGCGTGGGCAAAAGCCTCGCCTACCTCATCCCGGGGCTGATCTGGGCACAGGAGACCAAGCGGCCCTTTGTCGTCTCCAGCCACACCATCGCGCTGCAGGAGCAGATCTTGCAAAAAGACCTTGAGCTGTGCCGCTCGCTCTTTCGTCAGGTGCCCGCGCTGGAACACTACGCCGACTTCCGGTCGGCCCTGCTCGTGGGCAAAGGCAATTACCTGTGCGGCACGCGGCTGAAACAGGCCCAAGCCCGACACCAGGAGCTCTTCAAGGGCCCGGAGATGATGGAGCTGGAGCGCATTGCCGCGTGGGCTGCCACTTCTCAACACGGGATGCGGCAGGAGATGGACCCGGCCCCGCGCAGCGATGTGTGGGAGTGGGTGAGCGCCGATGGCCATGCCTGCAACAACCGCAACTGCACGCCGGAGACCTGCTTTTACCGTAAGGCGCGCCAGCGGATCGACGCCTCGCACATCCGCATCGTCAACCACAGCCTGCTCTTCGCGCTACTGGCGGCTGGCTTTTACCCGCAGGGTGAGAAGACGGGCGTGCTCTTCCCCGAAGACGCTCTCGTGCTGGACGAAGGGCACACGATCTACAACGTGGCCACCGAGCACTTTGGCGAGCACCTCAGCTCCTATGGGCTCAAGCGGGCGCTGCGGCGGCTCTGGTATCCGGAGAAGCGGCAGGGTCTGATGGCCAAGTGGCCCGGCTCGCGCGGCAAGGACGAGGTGACGCTGGCCTTGGCCGAAGCGGACATGTTTTTCGACCAACTGAAAGACACGCACCTCAAGGACCACAAGATCATCCGGTTGCGCGACGGCGGCTGGGCCGAGGATCACCTCTTTCATGTGCTTACGGCGGTGCTGAAGCCGGTCGACCAGAATTGGGACCGCATGCAGGACGGGCCCGACCGCGACGAGCTGAAGGGCGCCCGCGACCTGCTGAATACCTACCGCGTGAGCCTGCTCAATTGCCTGCAGTGCGCCGAGGAGGGCAGCGTCTATTGGCTGGAGCAGACCGGGCAGCGCGAACAGATAGTGACCCTGCGCTCGGCCCCGCTTTCGGTCGCCCCGATCCTGCGCGAACGCCTTTTTCACCGTGACACGGGCGTGATTGTGACCAGCGCGACCCTCGCCGAAGGAGTCGACATGCGCTCGTTCCAGCAAAAGATCGGCGCGCAGGGCCAGCGGGCGGAGCAGACGCCCTCCCCCTTCGACTACGAGCGCAACATGCAGGTGCTGATCGCGGCCGACGCCCCGGCGCCCAACCCCCGCAACGCCCGGCTCGACAACGAGTGGCTAGCCGAAGCGATCTCGTTTGCCGTACAGGCGGTGCCGGGCGGTAGCCTCGTGCTCTTTACCAGCTACCGCGACCTCGACCTCGTCGCCGCGCAGGTCGAGCCGGAGCTGCACGCCGCCGGGCGCCCGTTCTTTCGCCAAGGTGTCGGCGGCTCACGCGGCGCGCTGGCGCAGGGCTTGCGCGACGCGGGCAACGGCGTGCTCTTCGGCACCGAAAGCTTCTGGACGGGCGTGGATATTGCCGGCCCCGCGCTCCAGCAGGTCATCATTACGCGCCTGCCTTTTGAAAACCCGACCCACCCGGTCGCACAAGCGCGGGCAGAGCGGGTCCAGGCAGCTGGTTACTCACCTTTTGGCGTGCTCATGCTGCCGGCAGCATTGGTCAAATTCCGGCAAGGCATCGGCCGCCTGATCCGACGGTCCGACGACAAAGGCATCATCACAATCCTCGACCCCCGCATCCTGCAAAAACCATACGGGAGACAGTTTCTGGATGTTATACCTCAAAATGATATACGTCGTTTCGACCGACATACCAGAGTTGAAGCATTTAGCATCGCATCGAGGTTAACTACCCAATAA
- a CDS encoding APC family permease has protein sequence MASPLQRTVGLPGAVLLGLGAMLGTGAYVVIPDLALRHAPATVFAALAVAALVAWCNGLSSARLAAAHPVAGGTYAYGRAFATPLVGQLAGWLFLIAKSLTAVAAAKSLAAMAGLPHPAASGALAMLAVVIWTALILVGLRRTAVVNLVLVAVGIIGLGLWATHGVFVDASPAATFEPISGLTLAALIFVAFTGYGRIATLGEEIREPQRNIPQAVLLTVVTTALLYGALVWATPRYGLAAGDHALPLPELALSADLPVWQVGALTLGLLCAVGGVLLNLILGLSRVVLAMARHRDLPAGLAELDARHEPRRAILAVALALLLLIPWGDVRLAWAQSAAAVLLYYGLTNLVCIGHSWQQRRRLPWFALAGGAGCLLLATQVPLYAWPLVVGICLPGLAFSRFAIRK, from the coding sequence ATGGCTTCCCCTCTGCAGCGGACCGTGGGCCTGCCCGGAGCCGTTCTGCTGGGGCTTGGTGCCATGCTCGGCACAGGTGCCTACGTCGTCATCCCCGATCTGGCTTTGCGGCACGCACCGGCGACCGTTTTCGCCGCGCTGGCCGTGGCAGCCCTCGTCGCGTGGTGCAACGGGCTGTCGAGCGCCCGACTTGCCGCCGCCCACCCGGTAGCTGGCGGCACATACGCCTACGGGCGTGCCTTTGCGACGCCTCTGGTAGGCCAACTCGCAGGCTGGCTCTTCCTCATCGCCAAGTCTCTCACTGCCGTAGCCGCCGCCAAGAGCCTCGCGGCGATGGCCGGCCTGCCCCATCCGGCCGCCTCCGGTGCGCTCGCGATGCTGGCGGTGGTCATCTGGACGGCATTGATCCTGGTCGGGCTGCGGCGTACGGCGGTCGTGAATCTCGTGCTGGTAGCAGTCGGGATCATCGGATTGGGGCTATGGGCCACCCATGGGGTCTTTGTCGACGCCAGCCCGGCGGCCACCTTCGAACCCATCTCCGGGTTGACCTTGGCGGCGCTGATCTTCGTGGCTTTCACCGGCTATGGCCGCATCGCCACCTTGGGGGAAGAAATTCGCGAGCCGCAGCGCAACATCCCGCAGGCAGTCCTCCTCACCGTGGTGACGACGGCTCTGCTCTACGGCGCGCTGGTCTGGGCCACCCCGCGCTACGGGCTGGCGGCGGGCGACCATGCCCTGCCCTTGCCGGAGTTGGCGTTGAGTGCCGACCTACCCGTCTGGCAAGTCGGAGCGCTCACGCTCGGCCTGCTTTGTGCGGTGGGCGGGGTGCTGCTCAACCTGATCCTCGGCCTCAGCCGGGTGGTGCTGGCCATGGCGCGCCACCGCGACCTGCCTGCCGGGCTGGCCGAACTGGACGCGCGCCACGAGCCGCGCCGGGCGATCCTGGCGGTAGCCCTCGCCTTGCTGCTCCTGATCCCGTGGGGCGATGTACGCCTGGCCTGGGCTCAAAGTGCCGCCGCCGTCCTGCTTTATTACGGGCTGACTAATCTGGTGTGCATCGGCCATAGCTGGCAACAGCGCCGCCGCCTGCCGTGGTTCGCGCTGGCGGGCGGTGCCGGATGCCTCCTGCTGGCAACCCAAGTGCCGCTCTACGCCTGGCCGCTGGTGGTCGGCATCTGCCTGCCGGGCCTCGCCTTCAGCCGTTTCGCGATCCGTAAATAA